The proteins below are encoded in one region of Bremerella sp. P1:
- a CDS encoding GspE/PulE family protein, with amino-acid sequence MESMMNPMTSAPPRLGNLLIRRGYVTVEQLEQALAYQKMKGQGKLLGEILVELEFCSEDHVIECLATEYGVPHARLEARLYDPKVVDLLPREYIEKHGIFPLFKIRGVLSVALSELSNLFLIDEIKTQTGLQVQIVAASSKDIRRMISQLPDSRVFVIDDIIEDNNETEVTLIEDAIEDIGDVEEIAGQSPVIRLVNYVVYNAVKEGASDIHIEPAERCMRVRYRIDGKLHKSLEVPIHLLNAVSSRIKIMAGLDISERRLPQDGRVNVMLDSRKIDLRVSTFPGNRGEKTVIRVLDTKKVTLVLKNLGFAEDILTRLSANVHAPNGIVLVTGPTGSGKSTTLYAALNEIATMENNICTVEDPIEYHLPLINQFQVQERVGLTFSVALRTLLRQDPDVIMVGEIRDEETGRTAIQAALTGHLVLSTLHTNNALSAVTRLVNMGVEPYLIGAALNMVLAQRLVRRICPKCSEAYEPDRNLRKALDRMGYEIDSFRRGVGCRACRNTGYSGRIGVHELLTISDELRDAIVNGASLAEMRKIAQNNNSLIGMQLDGYRKVKEGITTVEEVIHATGDIVY; translated from the coding sequence ATGGAATCGATGATGAACCCGATGACCAGCGCCCCACCTCGGCTTGGTAATCTTTTGATCCGCCGCGGGTACGTGACCGTCGAGCAACTGGAACAAGCACTCGCCTATCAGAAAATGAAAGGCCAGGGCAAGCTTCTGGGTGAAATCCTTGTCGAGCTTGAATTCTGCTCCGAGGACCACGTCATCGAGTGTTTGGCGACCGAGTACGGTGTACCTCATGCGCGGTTGGAAGCCCGTCTGTACGACCCGAAAGTGGTCGACCTGCTTCCTCGCGAATACATCGAAAAGCACGGCATTTTTCCGCTGTTCAAAATCCGAGGGGTGCTGAGTGTTGCCCTATCGGAACTCTCGAACCTGTTTCTGATCGACGAGATCAAAACCCAAACAGGTCTTCAGGTTCAAATTGTTGCGGCGTCGTCCAAAGACATCCGCCGCATGATCTCGCAACTGCCTGACTCGCGGGTCTTCGTGATCGATGACATCATCGAAGACAACAACGAGACCGAAGTCACGCTGATCGAGGATGCGATTGAAGACATTGGTGACGTCGAAGAAATCGCCGGTCAGTCCCCAGTGATCCGACTGGTGAACTACGTCGTCTACAACGCAGTAAAAGAAGGGGCAAGCGATATTCATATCGAGCCCGCCGAACGCTGCATGCGAGTTCGCTACCGGATCGACGGCAAGCTGCACAAATCGCTCGAAGTTCCGATCCACTTGCTCAACGCGGTCAGCAGTCGTATCAAGATTATGGCCGGGCTCGACATCAGCGAACGCCGGTTACCGCAGGATGGCCGCGTGAACGTGATGCTCGACTCGCGCAAGATCGACCTTCGTGTGAGCACCTTCCCAGGCAACCGAGGCGAGAAGACGGTAATTCGTGTTCTCGATACCAAGAAGGTCACGCTCGTCCTTAAGAACCTGGGCTTCGCCGAAGACATTCTCACACGGCTCTCCGCCAACGTGCATGCTCCCAACGGCATCGTCCTGGTTACCGGCCCGACCGGTAGTGGTAAGTCGACGACACTCTATGCGGCGCTCAATGAGATCGCCACCATGGAGAACAACATCTGCACGGTGGAAGATCCCATCGAATACCACTTGCCGCTGATCAATCAATTCCAAGTCCAAGAACGCGTCGGCCTGACGTTCTCGGTCGCTTTGCGTACGCTGTTGCGACAAGATCCCGACGTGATCATGGTGGGTGAAATTCGTGACGAGGAAACAGGGCGAACTGCCATTCAAGCGGCTTTGACCGGTCACTTGGTGCTCAGCACGCTGCACACCAACAACGCTCTTTCCGCAGTCACGCGACTGGTCAACATGGGCGTCGAGCCCTACTTGATTGGTGCCGCACTCAACATGGTTCTCGCACAGCGACTTGTTCGACGAATTTGTCCGAAGTGCAGCGAAGCGTATGAACCGGACCGCAACCTTCGTAAGGCCCTCGACCGGATGGGCTACGAGATCGATTCCTTCCGTCGCGGTGTTGGCTGCCGGGCATGTCGCAACACCGGCTACAGCGGACGTATCGGCGTTCACGAACTATTGACCATTTCGGACGAACTGCGAGATGCCATCGTCAATGGTGCTTCGCTGGCCGAGATGCGGAAGATCGCTCAGAACAACAACTCGTTGATCGGGATGCAGCTAGACGGATACCGCAAGGTGAAAGAAGGAATCACGACCGTCGAAGAAGTCATTCACGCGACCGGGGACATCGTCTATTAA
- a CDS encoding type II secretion system F family protein, translating into MQTFAYQAKDKLGNIHDSSIDADSLDEARSVLASDGLQLISIEEEASGGFSLGGNRITKHDIIYMTSQLSVMIETGINLSTALDGIASQEKNEALKKLMLDIKREVEGGEDFSAVLSKHPKYFDQTYIALIRASEQTGLMGEMLEKVALYLRKESETKGKIRAALAYPAVMILLACGVTIFLLTFVLPKFEPLFNRKGVKLPGPTVFMMTASDFLLNYWMYWGPALIATGVAFYFFRKSEPGRKVIDTVKLNVPIIGPMIRKVTIARSLNTLGTLVRSDVPMLQSLELTSQVCNNANYSQLWRNVIDAVTSGSQIHESLRKSKLFPATIVQMIAAGEETGRLDDVLEKVSTHYEHDVDLSIKTTTSLIEPIMIAVMGVVVGGIALALLMPIFSLSRNV; encoded by the coding sequence ATGCAAACCTTCGCCTATCAAGCCAAAGACAAGCTCGGGAATATTCACGATAGTTCCATCGATGCCGACAGCCTCGATGAAGCCCGTAGCGTGCTCGCCAGCGATGGTCTGCAGTTGATCTCGATCGAAGAAGAAGCTTCCGGCGGGTTTTCGCTGGGCGGCAACCGCATCACCAAGCACGACATCATCTACATGACCAGTCAGCTGTCGGTGATGATTGAAACTGGCATCAACCTCTCGACGGCCCTGGATGGTATTGCATCGCAGGAAAAGAACGAAGCTCTGAAGAAGCTGATGCTCGACATCAAGCGAGAAGTCGAAGGAGGTGAAGACTTCTCTGCAGTGCTTTCGAAGCATCCGAAGTACTTCGACCAAACCTACATCGCCCTGATTCGTGCGAGTGAACAAACGGGCCTCATGGGCGAGATGCTCGAGAAGGTGGCACTATACCTTCGCAAGGAATCCGAGACCAAAGGAAAGATCCGTGCGGCACTCGCTTACCCAGCAGTCATGATTCTGCTGGCATGCGGTGTGACTATCTTCCTGCTGACGTTTGTGCTGCCGAAGTTTGAGCCGCTGTTCAACCGCAAAGGGGTAAAGCTGCCTGGGCCAACGGTCTTTATGATGACGGCTTCGGACTTCCTGCTGAACTATTGGATGTATTGGGGTCCGGCATTGATCGCCACCGGCGTGGCCTTTTACTTCTTCCGAAAGAGCGAGCCGGGACGAAAGGTCATCGACACCGTCAAGCTCAACGTCCCGATCATCGGTCCGATGATTCGCAAGGTGACCATTGCCCGAAGTCTCAATACGCTTGGAACCCTGGTGCGTAGCGATGTTCCCATGCTGCAGTCCTTGGAACTTACTTCGCAGGTTTGCAACAACGCCAACTACTCGCAGCTTTGGCGTAACGTGATCGATGCCGTTACTTCCGGTAGCCAGATTCACGAGAGCCTCCGAAAGAGCAAGCTATTCCCAGCAACGATCGTGCAGATGATTGCCGCCGGCGAAGAGACCGGCCGCCTGGACGACGTTCTCGAGAAAGTGAGTACTCACTACGAACATGACGTCGATCTGTCGATCAAAACGACCACCAGCCTGATCGAGCCAATCATGATTGCCGTGATGGGGGTCGTCGTCGGGGGGATCGCCCTGGCGCTGCTGATGCCGATCTTCTCGCTGAGCCGCAACGTCTAG
- a CDS encoding methyltransferase domain-containing protein, translated as MSAPEVLGQFIPLHYHYDMLRDNYRMTSFQQAIAETVRPGMTVVDLGGGTGVLSYFAAMEGANVYYVERNPELVEVARRFLRMNKVEDRVTIIHQDAATFVPPEPVDVVTCEMLHVGLVREKQTEVIEAFKRNYSQKHGPKLPRFIPEATILAIQPVMQSYQFAGFHAPVPLFQPPSAEVAGTQELGLPAVYQTVVYDEAYAHQVSWKGLLTMQQGGTLNAWRLVTKNVLSVLIEKQSEICWHNQYLVIPLHKPLEVAPGDRVEVQIEYAYCTELSDLWDGISQHIVPHTMVRRVSA; from the coding sequence GTGAGTGCTCCTGAAGTCCTCGGCCAGTTTATTCCGCTGCACTACCACTATGACATGCTCCGCGACAATTACCGCATGACCTCGTTCCAGCAGGCCATTGCGGAAACCGTTCGCCCGGGCATGACCGTCGTCGACCTGGGGGGCGGGACAGGCGTTCTCTCCTATTTTGCGGCCATGGAAGGCGCCAACGTCTACTACGTCGAGCGGAATCCCGAGTTAGTCGAGGTCGCCCGACGCTTCCTTCGCATGAACAAAGTCGAAGATCGAGTCACGATCATCCACCAAGACGCCGCCACGTTCGTCCCGCCTGAGCCGGTCGACGTAGTCACGTGCGAGATGCTACACGTCGGTTTAGTGCGAGAAAAACAGACTGAAGTGATCGAGGCCTTCAAACGCAATTACTCGCAAAAACACGGCCCAAAGCTTCCTCGCTTCATTCCGGAAGCCACCATCCTGGCCATCCAGCCGGTGATGCAGAGTTACCAATTTGCAGGCTTCCATGCTCCGGTCCCGCTCTTTCAGCCGCCGTCGGCAGAGGTCGCTGGCACCCAGGAACTTGGTTTGCCGGCTGTCTACCAAACGGTCGTTTACGACGAAGCCTACGCGCACCAGGTCTCCTGGAAGGGGCTTTTGACGATGCAGCAGGGCGGAACCCTTAACGCCTGGCGGCTAGTCACCAAGAATGTGCTATCGGTATTGATCGAGAAACAATCGGAAATCTGCTGGCACAATCAATACCTCGTGATTCCGTTGCACAAACCACTGGAGGTCGCACCTGGCGACCGCGTGGAAGTGCAAATCGAGTATGCCTACTGCACAGAACTCTCGGATCTCTGGGACGGTATCTCTCAGCACATCGTTCCTCATACGATGGTCCGACGCGTCTCAGCCTAG
- a CDS encoding response regulator codes for MPVKVLIADDEMHILRAAEFKLKRSGFEVTCVEDGQEAWEAIQQERPDILITDFHMPRMDGLALCRTIRSHGETADLPIIMLTAKGYDLSGDDGTSELDIAAVLAKPFSPRGLVQCIQEILETGKYVPKVATF; via the coding sequence ATGCCCGTCAAAGTTCTCATTGCCGACGACGAGATGCACATTTTGCGTGCAGCTGAATTCAAATTGAAACGAAGCGGCTTTGAAGTTACGTGCGTGGAAGATGGCCAGGAAGCATGGGAGGCCATCCAGCAAGAACGACCCGACATCCTGATTACCGACTTTCACATGCCGCGAATGGATGGCTTAGCACTTTGCCGCACGATTCGTTCCCATGGCGAGACGGCCGACTTACCTATCATCATGCTGACCGCCAAAGGCTATGACCTTTCCGGCGATGATGGCACGTCCGAACTCGACATCGCAGCAGTCTTGGCGAAGCCGTTCAGCCCTCGTGGCCTGGTGCAGTGCATCCAAGAGATCCTGGAAACCGGCAAGTACGTACCCAAAGTCGCTACCTTCTAG
- a CDS encoding ComEA family DNA-binding protein gives MGKRRQKPEERIVMRWFLRRGDQLVIASILVMAVLSGAAYFGIQKMRSIDYIDIDQAPAVEYRFLVDVNQAEWAELAQLPGIGETLAKRIVQSREMQGPFLDHSDLQRVKGIGPRTVETLRSYLLPMPKAEAIASDASAVPAS, from the coding sequence ATGGGCAAGCGGCGTCAAAAACCAGAAGAGCGAATCGTGATGCGGTGGTTTCTGCGCCGCGGCGATCAGCTTGTGATCGCATCGATCTTGGTGATGGCAGTGCTTTCGGGGGCGGCCTACTTCGGCATCCAGAAGATGCGGTCGATCGACTATATCGACATCGACCAGGCACCTGCCGTCGAATATCGGTTTTTAGTCGACGTGAACCAGGCCGAGTGGGCGGAACTCGCTCAACTGCCTGGAATTGGTGAGACGCTTGCCAAGCGGATTGTGCAATCGCGAGAAATGCAGGGACCGTTTCTCGATCACTCAGACTTGCAGCGTGTTAAGGGGATTGGTCCTCGAACGGTGGAAACGCTGCGAAGCTATCTGTTGCCGATGCCTAAGGCGGAAGCCATCGCGTCGGATGCTTCCGCTGTGCCGGCAAGCTAG
- a CDS encoding outer membrane protein assembly factor BamB family protein produces the protein MKSIIPAVLLLVTTIVSSAAADNWPSWRGPENQGISYEKNLPTQWSADKNIAWRLPMPGAAGSTPVIWDDHIFLTSVADDDLVLMCVGTDGVEKWRRKLGSGNRDVRGDEGNSAAPSPSTDGKHVWAFFSNGSLACFDFEGKEVWQIDVQEKYGKFDIQFGLTSTPVLHNDKIYLQLIHSGGAKVVAIDKATGKEAWVTDRTSDARQECEHSYASPIVYDGKEAKFLLTHGADYSIAYDLETGKEIWRVGGLHPPGRYDVTLRFVSSPVAKDGMVVVPSAKRGITAAVKTTGKGNITDKKDLYYWTFEITPDVPSPLIVDDLVYLCRENGNLIALEKESGKQLYEERTNRIRHRASPVYADGKIYLTGRDGMVTVVQAGPEFKILAQNEVGEAIAASPVISNGRIYLRTFDALWAIGSE, from the coding sequence ATGAAAAGCATTATTCCCGCCGTTCTTCTTCTCGTCACTACCATTGTTTCGTCCGCAGCCGCGGATAATTGGCCATCTTGGCGCGGTCCTGAGAATCAAGGAATCAGTTACGAAAAGAATCTGCCCACCCAGTGGAGTGCCGACAAGAATATCGCTTGGCGTTTGCCGATGCCAGGGGCAGCTGGTTCGACTCCGGTCATCTGGGACGATCACATCTTTCTGACTTCGGTTGCCGATGACGACCTGGTTTTGATGTGCGTCGGTACCGATGGCGTCGAAAAGTGGCGACGCAAGCTGGGCAGCGGAAATCGCGACGTCCGCGGCGACGAAGGCAACTCGGCCGCTCCGTCTCCTTCGACCGACGGAAAACATGTCTGGGCATTCTTCTCCAATGGCTCGCTCGCTTGCTTCGATTTTGAAGGCAAAGAAGTCTGGCAGATCGACGTCCAGGAAAAGTACGGCAAGTTCGATATCCAGTTCGGTTTGACCAGCACCCCGGTCCTGCACAACGACAAGATCTACCTGCAACTGATCCACAGCGGTGGAGCTAAGGTCGTGGCAATTGACAAAGCCACCGGCAAAGAAGCCTGGGTCACCGACCGAACGAGCGACGCCCGCCAGGAGTGCGAACATAGCTATGCCTCGCCGATCGTGTACGACGGCAAGGAAGCAAAGTTCCTGCTGACTCATGGTGCGGACTACTCAATCGCCTACGATCTGGAAACAGGCAAAGAGATCTGGCGCGTCGGCGGCTTGCATCCTCCGGGACGTTATGACGTCACCCTGCGGTTTGTTTCCTCCCCAGTCGCGAAGGATGGGATGGTCGTTGTCCCTTCCGCCAAGCGAGGCATCACGGCCGCGGTGAAGACCACTGGCAAGGGAAACATCACCGACAAGAAGGACCTCTACTACTGGACGTTCGAGATCACGCCTGACGTTCCGTCGCCACTGATCGTCGATGACCTGGTCTATCTCTGTCGCGAAAACGGCAACCTGATTGCCCTGGAGAAAGAATCCGGCAAGCAGCTGTACGAGGAACGCACCAACCGCATTCGCCATCGGGCATCCCCCGTTTATGCGGACGGCAAGATCTATCTCACCGGACGTGATGGCATGGTGACGGTAGTGCAAGCAGGCCCAGAATTTAAGATCCTGGCTCAAAACGAAGTGGGGGAAGCGATTGCCGCTTCGCCAGTCATCAGCAATGGTCGAATCTACCTGCGGACGTTCGATGCCCTCTGGGCGATCGGAAGCGAGTAG
- the nadC gene encoding carboxylating nicotinate-nucleotide diphosphorylase encodes MAKQFHQVTWDDLLQDDCRQLLDLAVREDLGREHDWSTLSLIPESAMGEVSIVARQEGVLAGSQIIDLMIDELELDIEVAYHLSDRSAMVPGDKLITLSGSVRDLLTTERIVLNFLGRLVGIATLTRTYVQQVEGTSAKVYDTRKTTPGWRRLEKYAVGCGGGTNHRTGLYEAVMLKDNHLAWYTQFTGKSAQLGDLVGIVRQFLIDQLGEANGSQRIIEIEVDRIEQLKQVLPSQPDIVLLDNMDCDTLTAAVKLRDELAPSVQLEASGGVNLQTIRGIAETGVERISVGALTHSAVNVDLGYDWG; translated from the coding sequence ATGGCCAAGCAGTTCCATCAAGTCACCTGGGATGACCTTCTTCAGGATGATTGCCGCCAACTTCTCGATCTGGCCGTGCGTGAAGACTTAGGTCGAGAACACGACTGGTCCACGCTTAGCCTGATTCCCGAGTCGGCGATGGGTGAAGTCAGCATCGTGGCTCGCCAGGAAGGCGTTCTTGCCGGCAGCCAGATCATCGACTTGATGATCGACGAATTGGAACTCGATATTGAAGTTGCTTATCACCTGAGCGACCGCTCGGCGATGGTGCCTGGCGACAAGCTGATCACGCTCAGCGGTAGCGTTCGCGATCTACTCACCACCGAGCGTATTGTCTTGAACTTCCTGGGCCGCCTGGTTGGTATCGCCACACTCACTCGCACGTACGTTCAGCAGGTCGAGGGCACCTCCGCCAAGGTATACGACACCCGAAAGACCACCCCTGGCTGGCGGCGACTGGAGAAGTACGCCGTTGGGTGTGGTGGCGGAACCAATCACCGCACGGGACTTTATGAAGCCGTGATGCTCAAAGACAATCACCTGGCCTGGTACACCCAGTTCACCGGCAAGTCGGCTCAGCTTGGGGACCTGGTTGGTATCGTTCGACAGTTTCTCATCGATCAACTGGGAGAAGCCAACGGTTCGCAGCGGATCATCGAGATCGAAGTCGACCGGATTGAGCAACTAAAACAAGTTCTACCCAGCCAGCCGGATATCGTCCTGCTCGACAACATGGACTGCGACACTCTCACCGCCGCGGTCAAGCTGCGTGATGAATTAGCTCCGAGCGTACAACTGGAAGCCTCTGGTGGAGTCAATCTGCAGACCATCCGCGGAATCGCCGAAACAGGCGTCGAGCGGATCAGCGTCGGGGCACTGACCCATTCCGCCGTAAACGTCGATCTGGGCTACGATTGGGGCTGA
- a CDS encoding STAS domain-containing protein has translation MNLSTEIFGAVMVVHTPEELGEDQADNVRAFLESRERQNLIVDLDGTETIDSVGLETLLDVQDTLREKGGDLRIATTNYANRKILEVTRLDSMLEVFDSVIDAVKSFA, from the coding sequence ATGAATCTGTCGACTGAAATCTTTGGTGCCGTCATGGTGGTCCATACTCCTGAAGAATTGGGAGAGGATCAGGCCGACAACGTACGCGCGTTTCTCGAATCACGCGAGCGTCAGAATCTGATCGTCGATCTCGACGGGACAGAAACAATTGATAGCGTCGGACTGGAAACACTGCTCGACGTGCAGGACACGCTGCGTGAAAAGGGTGGAGATCTGCGAATCGCCACGACGAACTACGCCAATCGTAAGATCCTCGAAGTCACGCGACTCGATTCAATGCTGGAAGTTTTCGACAGCGTCATCGATGCCGTCAAGAGCTTCGCCTAA
- a CDS encoding ABC1 kinase family protein, with product MRLTNIPQLYRNVNRWTEILSVLSRYGLADWIQRFQFDFAKGFLKDRDGEVLAKYTREARVRMALEDLGPTFIKLGQILSTRPDIVGVDQAEELKKLQANVPADPPEQVRKLIEEELGQPIDQLFSTFEDKAFASASIGQVHLARLFTGEKVVVKVQHHGIEKKVYEDLDILTGLAALAENVPEFRDYHPKATVAEFQRALRRELDFGREERNILQFEAAFEHNETVQIPKVYPDLCTPRVLTMEYIDGIKLNEQERLVAEGIDLSEVARRGAELYMHMIFDTGFYHADPHPGNLVLLPGDVIGLLDFGMVGRIDDRLREDIEDLLMGITGRDADLLTATIIRIGSTPPDLDERALRRDANDYVSDFANQQLEGLNFADAVNEMFKIVRNYRIQLPPQVVMLLKTMMMLDGTGRMLNPQFSLSELLHKHRRRIILKRFSPQRRLRKLWRMYNELERLAEVMPRRISEILELVRVGKFDIHLDHRRLEPSVNRMVMGIITAALFMGSSQMLSSDVPPLLFKDEVWLQMKDISIPGAIGLVISFAIGFRLVLAINRSGKLDRE from the coding sequence ATGAGACTTACCAACATTCCCCAGCTTTATCGCAACGTAAACCGCTGGACCGAGATTTTATCGGTGCTTAGTCGGTACGGCCTGGCGGACTGGATCCAACGCTTCCAATTCGACTTCGCCAAAGGATTCCTCAAAGATCGAGATGGCGAGGTGCTGGCCAAGTACACGCGCGAAGCACGCGTTCGAATGGCCCTGGAAGACTTGGGTCCCACATTCATCAAGCTGGGACAGATCCTGAGCACACGGCCCGATATTGTTGGTGTCGATCAGGCGGAAGAACTGAAAAAGCTTCAGGCCAACGTACCGGCCGATCCGCCGGAGCAGGTTCGCAAGCTGATTGAAGAAGAGCTCGGTCAGCCGATCGATCAGCTTTTCTCGACGTTCGAAGACAAAGCTTTCGCCTCGGCATCGATTGGCCAGGTCCATCTTGCTCGGCTGTTTACTGGCGAGAAGGTCGTCGTCAAGGTGCAGCATCATGGCATCGAAAAGAAGGTCTATGAAGACCTCGACATCCTGACCGGCCTGGCTGCATTAGCAGAGAACGTGCCTGAGTTTCGCGACTATCACCCCAAGGCAACCGTTGCCGAGTTCCAGCGCGCACTTCGCCGCGAACTCGATTTCGGACGCGAGGAACGCAACATCCTGCAGTTCGAAGCGGCCTTCGAGCACAACGAAACGGTTCAGATCCCGAAGGTCTATCCCGACCTATGCACGCCGCGTGTGCTGACGATGGAGTACATCGACGGGATTAAGCTGAACGAACAAGAACGATTGGTGGCCGAGGGGATTGACTTGAGTGAAGTGGCCCGGCGTGGTGCCGAGCTGTACATGCATATGATCTTCGATACTGGCTTCTACCATGCCGATCCTCACCCAGGCAACTTAGTGCTGCTGCCTGGGGACGTGATTGGCCTGCTCGATTTCGGGATGGTCGGTCGGATTGACGATCGTTTGCGAGAAGACATCGAAGACTTGCTGATGGGGATCACCGGCCGTGATGCCGATCTGCTGACCGCCACGATCATTCGGATTGGCTCGACTCCACCCGATCTGGACGAACGCGCGCTTCGCCGCGACGCGAATGACTATGTTTCGGACTTTGCGAACCAACAGCTTGAAGGCCTGAATTTCGCCGATGCCGTGAACGAGATGTTCAAGATCGTGCGGAATTATCGCATTCAACTGCCTCCCCAGGTCGTCATGCTGCTGAAGACCATGATGATGCTGGACGGTACCGGGCGAATGCTCAATCCGCAGTTCAGCTTAAGTGAACTGCTGCACAAGCATCGTCGCCGCATCATCTTGAAGCGATTTTCGCCCCAGCGTCGCCTGCGGAAACTGTGGCGGATGTACAACGAGCTGGAACGCCTGGCCGAGGTGATGCCGCGACGGATTAGCGAGATTCTGGAACTGGTGCGGGTTGGCAAGTTCGACATCCACCTTGATCATCGCCGGTTGGAACCATCGGTCAACCGAATGGTGATGGGGATCATCACGGCGGCGTTGTTCATGGGATCGTCGCAAATGCTCAGCTCGGATGTTCCTCCCCTGCTCTTCAAGGACGAGGTTTGGCTGCAGATGAAAGACATCTCGATCCCAGGAGCAATTGGTCTGGTGATCAGCTTTGCGATCGGCTTTCGCCTGGTACTGGCGATTAATCGTTCCGGGAAACTGGACCGAGAGTAA
- a CDS encoding PAS domain-containing sensor histidine kinase: protein MDPSGVSLPVVLAIAGLAVSLGLSIVQKLSDGQSSQKLYDQLDNLVAMSSDDLDPERFQQQLAQANLSERGQRVLMEICQSIDRDREKIFDFQQKSASSEVKSHLAETRAAQINWVIEGLTEPVLMVNQYGEITLMNPAAVKLLGLEDVAVGTPLDKGLSCDSLVQLLHETRRRKLKSTRLAEIELEDTDSEKHWYRVTVNTVSEGEHEGAADCGFGAVAVMRDISGYKAIQRRNAEFVSAVSHEMKTPLAGIKAYTELLADGEAEDEETRDEFLGVISGQADRLQRLIDNLLNLARIEAGVVSVSKKPRSLNDLLDEAAAIVQPTAEQKQITLKVELSPMYLGVLADRDMILQAAINLLSNAIKYTPDGGSVTLRSRMSDREVHFEVEDTGVGLSPEDCEMVFEKFYRVKKDQKMASGTGLGLPLAKHIVEDVHSGTLTVKSELGKGSTFMIALPTVQVIEHAT, encoded by the coding sequence ATGGATCCGTCCGGAGTATCGCTTCCGGTCGTTCTGGCCATCGCCGGCTTAGCTGTTTCGCTGGGACTGAGCATCGTTCAGAAGCTCTCTGATGGCCAGAGTTCTCAAAAACTGTACGACCAGCTCGATAATCTGGTGGCCATGTCGTCAGATGACTTGGATCCTGAGCGTTTTCAGCAGCAGCTCGCCCAGGCCAATCTCTCGGAGCGTGGCCAAAGAGTACTGATGGAAATCTGTCAGTCGATTGATCGAGACCGCGAAAAGATCTTCGACTTCCAGCAGAAATCTGCCAGCAGTGAAGTCAAGTCGCACCTGGCCGAAACCCGAGCCGCACAAATCAATTGGGTCATCGAAGGCCTGACCGAGCCGGTCTTGATGGTAAATCAATATGGTGAAATCACCTTGATGAATCCTGCCGCAGTCAAATTGCTGGGACTCGAGGATGTGGCCGTAGGGACTCCACTAGATAAGGGCTTGAGCTGTGACTCGCTCGTCCAACTGCTACACGAAACCCGTCGCCGTAAGCTGAAATCAACTCGCTTGGCCGAGATTGAACTGGAAGACACCGATAGCGAAAAGCACTGGTACCGCGTCACGGTGAATACCGTTTCGGAAGGAGAGCACGAAGGTGCTGCGGACTGTGGATTCGGTGCCGTCGCCGTTATGCGAGACATTAGCGGCTACAAGGCGATCCAGCGCCGCAACGCCGAATTTGTTTCGGCGGTTAGCCACGAAATGAAAACGCCGCTGGCCGGCATCAAGGCGTACACCGAGCTTCTCGCCGACGGAGAAGCGGAAGACGAAGAAACCCGCGACGAATTCCTGGGCGTGATCAGCGGCCAAGCCGATCGCTTGCAGCGACTGATCGACAACCTGTTGAACTTGGCCCGAATCGAAGCTGGCGTGGTGAGCGTCAGCAAGAAGCCTCGCTCGTTGAACGACTTGCTCGACGAGGCCGCTGCGATCGTTCAGCCAACTGCGGAACAGAAGCAAATCACCCTCAAAGTCGAGCTCAGCCCGATGTACTTGGGTGTGCTGGCCGATCGCGACATGATCCTGCAAGCAGCGATCAACCTGCTGTCCAACGCAATCAAATACACACCGGATGGTGGCAGCGTGACGCTACGTAGCCGGATGTCTGATCGCGAAGTTCACTTCGAGGTGGAAGACACCGGCGTCGGCCTGAGCCCGGAAGACTGCGAAATGGTCTTCGAGAAGTTCTATCGCGTGAAGAAAGACCAGAAGATGGCCTCCGGCACCGGTCTCGGCCTTCCTTTGGCCAAACACATTGTCGAAGACGTCCACAGTGGCACGCTTACCGTCAAAAGCGAATTAGGCAAAGGCAGCACGTTCATGATTGCCTTGCCCACTGTTCAAGTGATCGAACACGCGACCTAG